In the genome of Streptomyces sp. V2I9, one region contains:
- a CDS encoding transglycosylase family protein produces MLLNSKGKHRRPSKAVRIATLAGVTGAAVAVPLMGATTASAASVETWDAVAQCESGGNWSINTGNGYYGGLQFSQSSWAAAGGTQYAARADLASKDQQIATAEKLLDMQGPGAWACAGAGGLTDDGVDPGVNTGSGRSQQAQPEREAEQPATRSEQRSAPQAEKKAESKKTVTTPTGEKVQKGDGEYKVKTGDTLSKIAQKEGVKGGWSKLFELNDDIVKDANLIFPGQQLHLK; encoded by the coding sequence ATGCTGCTGAACAGCAAGGGCAAGCACCGCCGCCCGTCCAAGGCCGTCCGTATCGCCACCCTCGCGGGTGTCACCGGCGCGGCCGTCGCCGTCCCGCTGATGGGCGCGACCACCGCTTCCGCCGCCTCCGTCGAGACCTGGGACGCCGTCGCCCAGTGCGAGTCCGGCGGCAACTGGTCCATCAACACCGGCAACGGCTACTACGGCGGCCTTCAGTTCTCCCAGTCCAGCTGGGCCGCCGCCGGCGGTACGCAGTACGCCGCGCGCGCCGACCTGGCCTCCAAGGACCAGCAGATCGCCACCGCCGAGAAGCTCCTCGACATGCAGGGTCCGGGCGCCTGGGCCTGTGCCGGCGCGGGCGGTCTGACCGACGACGGCGTGGACCCGGGCGTCAACACCGGCTCCGGCCGGTCCCAGCAGGCGCAGCCCGAGCGCGAGGCCGAGCAGCCCGCCACGCGCTCCGAGCAGCGCTCCGCGCCGCAGGCCGAGAAGAAGGCCGAGAGCAAGAAGACCGTCACGACCCCGACCGGCGAGAAGGTCCAGAAGGGCGACGGCGAGTACAAGGTCAAGACCGGCGACACCCTGAGCAAGATCGCTCAGAAGGAAGGCGTCAAGGGCGGCTGGAGCAAGCTCTTCGAGCTCAACGACGACATCGTCAAGGACGCGAACCTGATCTTCCCCGGTCAGCAGCTCCACCTGAAGTAA
- a CDS encoding transglycosylase family protein, producing MGSANGRHRRPRQAPALIVAAGVTGSAIAIPLLGASGAHAADSATWDRVAECESGGMWSADLGNGYYGGLQFSQETWSAYGGTEFAPRADLASRSQQISIAEKVLADRGPRAWPSCAVISGLATDGVLPGVDPGTAPSPDPTADPTTDPADEAGAGDTADESGTSGEADGSGTKGEEGDKAGKGGAEKGAEAPDSPVTPTVPPAPGADPSTAPDAPAGEGGKHRGAPAPEEAGQEDGPRGSGRHASRGEGDARDGGATGTYTVRAGDNLWVIADVQELPGGWTGLYEANKDVLGSDPDLILPGQNLDLGLGRDAGKGGDQDADPTAPERAEEPVGH from the coding sequence ATGGGCTCCGCGAACGGCAGACACCGCCGACCTCGCCAGGCACCCGCCCTCATCGTCGCCGCGGGGGTGACGGGGTCGGCCATCGCCATCCCGCTGCTCGGTGCGAGCGGCGCGCACGCGGCCGACTCGGCCACCTGGGACCGGGTGGCGGAGTGCGAGAGCGGCGGCATGTGGAGCGCCGACCTCGGCAACGGCTACTACGGCGGGCTGCAGTTCTCGCAGGAGACCTGGTCGGCGTACGGCGGCACGGAGTTCGCACCCCGCGCCGATCTCGCCAGCCGGTCGCAGCAGATCTCCATCGCCGAGAAGGTCCTGGCCGACCGGGGTCCCCGGGCGTGGCCGAGCTGCGCGGTGATCTCCGGCCTCGCCACGGACGGCGTTCTGCCCGGCGTCGACCCCGGCACCGCGCCTTCCCCCGACCCGACGGCCGACCCCACGACCGATCCGGCCGATGAGGCGGGCGCCGGCGACACGGCGGATGAATCCGGCACGTCCGGTGAAGCCGACGGGTCCGGAACGAAGGGGGAGGAAGGTGACAAGGCGGGCAAGGGGGGTGCGGAGAAGGGGGCCGAGGCCCCCGACTCCCCGGTGACGCCCACCGTCCCGCCGGCCCCCGGCGCGGACCCGTCGACCGCCCCCGACGCCCCGGCGGGCGAGGGCGGCAAGCACCGCGGCGCCCCCGCGCCCGAGGAGGCCGGCCAGGAGGACGGCCCGCGCGGTTCCGGCCGGCACGCTTCGCGTGGCGAGGGCGACGCACGGGACGGCGGCGCGACGGGCACGTACACGGTGCGGGCCGGTGACAACCTCTGGGTCATCGCCGACGTGCAGGAGCTGCCCGGCGGCTGGACCGGGCTGTACGAGGCCAACAAGGACGTCCTGGGCTCCGACCCGGACCTGATCCTGCCCGGCCAGAACCTGGACCTGGGTCTGGGCCGGGACGCGGGCAAGGGTGGCGACCAGGACGCCGACCCGACCGCCCCGGAGCGTGCCGAAGAGCCCGTCGGCCACTGA
- a CDS encoding cytochrome P450: MNDSPAPSTPEPPACPHATPQEEAAAAPDGADSATPAPELFTWEFATDPYPAYAWLREHRPVHRTVLPSGVEAWLVTRYGDAKQALADTRLSKNPAHHAESPHAKGKTGIPGERKAELMTHLLNIDPPDHTRLRRLVSKAFTPRRVAEFAPRVQELTDRLIDAFVEEGKADLIHDLAFPLPIYAICDLLGVPEEDQDDFRDWAGMMIRHGGGPRGGVARSVKKMRGYLAELIHRKRENPGDDLISGLIRASDHGEHLTENEAAAMAFILLFAGFETTVNLIGNGMYALLRHPGQRSRLQASLEASPVPGESELLDTGIEELLRYDGPVEMATWRYATEPLTLGGEEIAAGDPVLVVLAAADRDPERFDDPDTLDLARRDNQHLGYGHGIHYCLGAPLARLEGRTALATLLRRLPDLRLAADPADLRWRGGLIMRGLRTLPVAFEPGEPTAKGDSLSTL, encoded by the coding sequence GTGAACGACAGCCCCGCACCGAGCACCCCCGAGCCGCCCGCCTGCCCGCACGCCACCCCGCAGGAGGAGGCCGCCGCCGCGCCGGACGGGGCCGACTCGGCGACCCCCGCCCCCGAACTCTTCACCTGGGAGTTCGCCACCGACCCCTACCCCGCCTACGCCTGGCTCCGTGAGCACCGCCCCGTGCACCGCACGGTGCTGCCCAGCGGGGTCGAGGCATGGCTCGTGACCCGGTACGGGGACGCCAAGCAGGCCCTCGCCGACACACGGCTCTCCAAGAACCCGGCCCACCACGCCGAGTCGCCGCACGCCAAGGGGAAGACGGGCATTCCGGGGGAGCGCAAGGCGGAGCTGATGACGCATCTGCTCAACATCGACCCTCCGGACCACACCCGGCTGCGCCGGCTCGTGTCCAAGGCGTTCACCCCGCGCCGGGTCGCGGAGTTCGCGCCCCGCGTGCAGGAGCTGACCGACCGGCTCATCGACGCGTTCGTCGAGGAGGGGAAGGCCGACCTCATCCACGATCTCGCCTTCCCGCTCCCCATCTACGCCATCTGCGACCTGCTCGGCGTCCCGGAGGAGGACCAGGACGACTTCCGGGACTGGGCGGGCATGATGATCCGGCACGGCGGCGGACCGCGCGGCGGGGTCGCCCGGTCGGTGAAGAAGATGCGCGGATATCTCGCCGAACTCATCCACCGTAAAAGGGAGAACCCCGGCGACGACCTGATCTCCGGGCTCATCCGGGCCAGCGACCACGGCGAGCACCTCACGGAGAACGAAGCCGCCGCGATGGCGTTCATCCTGCTGTTCGCCGGGTTCGAGACGACGGTCAACCTGATCGGCAACGGGATGTACGCGCTGTTGCGCCACCCCGGACAGCGGTCGCGGCTCCAGGCGTCCCTGGAGGCGTCCCCGGTGCCGGGGGAGAGCGAGCTGCTGGACACCGGGATCGAGGAACTGCTGCGGTACGACGGGCCGGTGGAGATGGCGACCTGGCGGTACGCCACCGAACCGCTGACCCTGGGCGGCGAGGAGATCGCCGCCGGGGACCCCGTCCTGGTGGTGCTCGCGGCGGCCGACCGCGACCCGGAGCGGTTCGACGATCCGGACACCCTGGACCTCGCGCGGCGTGACAATCAGCACCTCGGGTACGGGCACGGCATCCACTACTGCCTGGGCGCACCGCTGGCCCGGCTGGAGGGGCGGACCGCGCTCGCCACGCTGCTGAGACGCCTCCCCGACCTGCGACTCGCCGCCGATCCCGCCGATCTGCGCTGGCGCGGCGGGCTCATCATGCGGGGGCTGCGCACCCTTCCGGTCGCGTTCGAACCGGGCGAGCCGACCGCGAAAGGTGACTCGCTGTCAACTCTGTGA
- a CDS encoding nucleoside triphosphate pyrophosphohydrolase has translation MNAEAPDASVETPAGPGRIVLLTASHRVAPGLLSWPAWQTLHAADRVLVTDPDHPQLPYLHEAGVRAEHAVPAADDLVAECAGGRTVVVLVGGEGDTRLTDGLARLGGSGRVAMPDLELLPGSYDLPGARLLDVVQVMDRIRRTCPWTSRKTHRGLAKYAIEEAYELVEAIEDGDRDELREELGDVLLQVVFHARIAEEGRPEDGAEPFAIDDVAGGLVEKLIHRHPHVFGDATAETPEDVHAHWLRTKAIEKQRTSVTEGVPLGQPGLALAAKLGSRARTAGLDVPLPTGDSLGYELLALAVRAEAAGTDPEAALRAAARAYRDAILAAEGHAGWLR, from the coding sequence GTGAACGCCGAAGCCCCCGACGCCTCCGTCGAGACCCCCGCCGGCCCCGGCCGCATCGTCCTGCTCACCGCCAGCCACCGGGTCGCGCCCGGCCTGCTGTCCTGGCCGGCCTGGCAGACGCTGCACGCCGCCGACCGGGTCCTGGTCACCGACCCGGACCACCCGCAACTGCCCTACCTCCATGAGGCGGGCGTACGCGCCGAGCACGCCGTACCCGCCGCCGACGACCTGGTCGCGGAGTGCGCGGGCGGCCGGACCGTCGTCGTCCTGGTCGGCGGGGAGGGCGACACCCGGCTGACGGACGGCCTGGCCCGGCTCGGCGGCTCGGGCCGGGTCGCCATGCCGGACCTGGAACTGCTCCCCGGCTCCTACGACCTGCCCGGAGCCCGGCTGCTGGACGTGGTCCAGGTCATGGACCGCATCCGCCGCACCTGCCCCTGGACCTCGCGGAAGACGCACCGGGGCCTCGCCAAGTACGCGATCGAGGAGGCGTACGAGCTGGTCGAGGCGATCGAGGACGGCGACCGGGACGAACTGCGGGAGGAGCTGGGCGACGTCCTGCTCCAGGTCGTCTTCCACGCGCGCATCGCCGAGGAAGGCCGCCCGGAGGACGGGGCGGAACCGTTCGCCATCGACGACGTCGCGGGCGGACTCGTCGAGAAGCTGATCCACCGCCACCCGCACGTCTTCGGCGACGCGACCGCCGAGACCCCGGAGGACGTCCACGCGCACTGGCTGCGCACCAAGGCGATCGAGAAGCAGCGCACCTCGGTCACCGAGGGCGTCCCCCTCGGCCAGCCCGGCCTGGCCCTCGCCGCCAAGCTCGGCAGCCGGGCCCGTACAGCCGGCCTCGACGTCCCCCTGCCCACGGGCGATTCCCTCGGCTACGAACTCCTCGCCCTCGCCGTACGCGCCGAGGCCGCCGGAACCGACCCGGAGGCGGCCCTGCGCGCCGCCGCCCGCGCCTACCGGGACGCGATCCTGGCAGCGGAGGGGCACGCGGGTTGGCTACGGTGA
- a CDS encoding SurA N-terminal domain-containing protein: protein MHRRRRTALAVLAATLVAAPLLSACGDQAHPGAAAVVGGERIEVSTVQGRAAQVRSAQESSPQAAQLVDKSGQLSRAKLHGLIFTKVLDRAAEDAGVTVTRKEIQEMRKAGRAQQGGEEQFEAMMLQQRWVAPDQIDADMRQEVQLPKLARALGVDLGTPAGQKAVGEALTKASKALDIDVNPRFGTWDDQKMQLGDYRAPWITQRTEFTPEPPAGA, encoded by the coding sequence TTGCACCGCCGTCGTCGTACCGCGCTCGCCGTCCTCGCCGCGACACTCGTCGCCGCGCCGCTCCTGTCGGCCTGCGGCGACCAGGCCCACCCCGGCGCGGCGGCCGTCGTCGGCGGCGAGCGGATCGAGGTGTCGACGGTCCAGGGCCGCGCCGCGCAGGTCCGCAGCGCCCAGGAGAGCTCCCCGCAGGCCGCCCAGCTCGTCGACAAGTCGGGCCAGCTCAGCCGCGCCAAGCTGCACGGGCTGATCTTCACCAAGGTCCTCGACCGGGCCGCCGAGGACGCCGGGGTCACGGTCACCCGCAAGGAGATCCAGGAGATGCGGAAGGCCGGCCGCGCCCAGCAGGGCGGCGAGGAGCAGTTCGAGGCGATGATGCTCCAGCAGCGCTGGGTCGCCCCGGACCAGATCGACGCCGACATGCGCCAGGAGGTCCAGCTCCCGAAACTGGCGCGGGCGCTCGGCGTGGACCTCGGTACGCCCGCCGGACAGAAGGCCGTCGGCGAGGCGCTGACCAAGGCGTCGAAGGCGCTCGACATCGACGTCAACCCGCGCTTCGGCACCTGGGACGACCAGAAGATGCAGCTCGGCGACTACCGTGCGCCCTGGATCACCCAGCGCACCGAGTTCACCCCCGAGCCGCCGGCGGGAGCCTGA
- a CDS encoding serine/threonine-protein kinase yields MSGRIIADRYELAALLGQGGMGQVWTAYDRRLDRRVAVKLLRPDRVAGPTGSDAADELRRRFVRECRVTAQVDHPGLVTVHDAGNDGDDLHLVMQYVEGADLADHLAEHDPYPWPWAVAVAAQLCAVLCAVHAVPIVHRDLKPRNVMVRPDGTVTVLDLGVASVLDTDTTRLTHTGSPIGSPAYMAPEQAMGGAVGPYTDLYALGVLLHELLSGEVPFAGSTALGVLHRHLYEPPVPVRRTRPEVPAALEALVLRLLAKDPQARPASAQEVYEELAPLLPRHGTPTAPLDPTRPFLRPHAPWPDRAATPASVPAPATFAAPPPTLAAPQPFTPPPAAPPSVPLRPSAPPHATPPPARPDVARAVDEVKKLLGEGRITRAVDVLGAILPAAAAEHGERSPVVRILRKQYAATLMDDGQYRRALPELRRLAEDRTAEAGPADGQALQFRYDAAQCLEQLGEAGAALGEYRAVLPYYENAYGPITSDPGRALDIRHRIGQLLLAVGDHTAGRAQLQALLYDAERTYGPHHPLPTDLRRLLSHQRDLRGG; encoded by the coding sequence GTGAGCGGGCGGATCATCGCCGACCGGTACGAGCTGGCCGCCCTCCTCGGCCAGGGCGGCATGGGCCAGGTGTGGACGGCGTACGACCGGCGACTGGACCGCCGCGTCGCGGTGAAGCTGCTGCGCCCCGACCGCGTCGCCGGCCCCACCGGCAGCGACGCCGCCGACGAACTGCGCCGCAGGTTCGTCCGCGAGTGCCGGGTCACCGCGCAGGTCGACCATCCGGGGCTGGTCACCGTCCACGACGCGGGCAACGACGGCGACGACCTCCACCTCGTCATGCAGTACGTCGAGGGCGCCGACCTCGCCGACCACCTGGCCGAGCACGACCCGTACCCCTGGCCGTGGGCCGTGGCGGTCGCCGCCCAACTCTGCGCCGTCCTCTGCGCGGTGCACGCGGTGCCGATCGTCCACCGCGACCTCAAGCCCCGCAACGTCATGGTCCGCCCCGACGGCACCGTCACCGTCCTCGACCTCGGCGTCGCCTCCGTCCTCGACACCGACACCACCCGCCTCACCCACACCGGCTCGCCCATCGGCTCCCCGGCCTACATGGCCCCCGAGCAGGCGATGGGCGGCGCGGTCGGCCCGTACACCGACCTGTACGCCCTCGGGGTCCTGCTGCACGAACTCCTCAGCGGAGAGGTCCCGTTCGCCGGGTCCACCGCCCTCGGCGTGCTGCACCGCCACCTCTACGAGCCCCCGGTCCCGGTCCGCAGGACCCGCCCCGAGGTCCCCGCCGCGCTGGAGGCCCTCGTGCTGCGGCTGCTCGCCAAGGACCCGCAGGCCCGGCCGGCCTCCGCGCAGGAGGTGTACGAGGAACTGGCCCCGCTGCTGCCCCGGCACGGGACGCCCACGGCCCCGCTCGACCCGACCCGCCCGTTCCTGCGGCCGCACGCCCCCTGGCCGGACCGGGCCGCGACCCCGGCGTCCGTACCCGCGCCCGCCACCTTCGCGGCCCCGCCGCCCACGCTCGCCGCCCCGCAGCCCTTCACCCCGCCCCCGGCCGCCCCGCCCTCCGTCCCGCTGCGCCCCAGCGCCCCGCCCCACGCCACGCCGCCGCCCGCCCGGCCGGACGTCGCGCGGGCCGTGGACGAGGTGAAGAAGCTGCTCGGCGAGGGCCGGATCACCCGGGCCGTCGACGTGCTCGGGGCCATCCTCCCGGCCGCCGCCGCCGAACACGGCGAGCGCTCCCCGGTCGTCCGCATCCTGCGCAAGCAGTACGCCGCGACACTGATGGACGACGGGCAGTACCGCCGCGCCCTGCCCGAACTGCGCCGCCTCGCCGAGGACCGCACCGCCGAGGCGGGACCGGCCGACGGCCAGGCACTCCAGTTCCGCTACGACGCGGCCCAGTGCCTCGAACAGCTCGGGGAGGCCGGGGCCGCGCTCGGCGAGTACCGCGCGGTCCTCCCGTACTACGAGAACGCCTACGGGCCGATCACCTCCGACCCCGGCCGCGCCCTCGACATCCGGCACCGCATCGGCCAACTGCTCCTGGCGGTCGGGGACCACACCGCGGGCCGGGCCCAGCTCCAGGCCCTGCTGTACGACGCCGAGCGCACCTACGGGCCGCACCACCCGCTGCCGACGGACCTGCGCCGCCTGCTCAGCCACCAGCGGGACCTGCGCGGCGGCTGA
- a CDS encoding N-6 DNA methylase: MPENATEVTAAGIARLAGVGRAAVSNWRRRHADFPQPVGGTGTSPSFALSEVEQWLRDQGKLAEVPLRERVWQEVAGHPAGAVRALIHTGCALLLVRDRPTTWLELTAAPDERMAELLPHAMEHVLTARLGPASAGLLTARPPESVGAHPASGPEPAGAHSTGRPEAAGVHTVEGPVAAAGPAAGRQEYADLPAAVPPRTTPRTSGARAVHTPTAPDLLPSVPLLRAAAELAAGIGAGQAFAFLLGRQLDANPRQYTLTPPHLAELMAELAEPPASGDRPGREQPVRSVLDPAAGTGALLRAVHGPAVLYAQEADPALAALTALRLALDADGPHGPAPGPAVRTGDTLRADAFPELAADTVLCHPPFNERNWGHDELAYDPRWEYGLPARTESELAWVQHVLARLRDGGTAVLLMPPAAASRRSGRRIRAGLLRRGALRAVIALPAGAAPPYGIPLHLWVLRRPEPGVRPAADLLLADTAGLPGASAPVPEAAPTPGGPAGGAAAAAGTGRTGTGRTAGGGRERLDWPAVRAAVLDAWRDRADVEGVSRVVPVVDLLDDDVDLAPARHLPRAAPGGGASGLGEIREKLAETLRLTAGLVPPAAVPAGSTHLPLITVGELARAGALHLHTGTAVPGAAAGPVLTDHDVFTGSVPAAPAPPPGPVASADEAVLLEPGDVVVPVLGGGTAARVVDEATAGAALGRNLQLLRPDPAAVDSWFLAGFLRGTANHRQASSYASTAARLDARRLHLPRMPLAEQQRYGERFRELAAFEDALRTAERLGGLLVQGMYDGLADGTVTP, from the coding sequence GTGCCGGAGAACGCGACCGAGGTCACCGCGGCCGGAATCGCCCGACTCGCGGGCGTGGGACGCGCCGCCGTCAGCAACTGGCGTCGTCGCCACGCCGACTTCCCACAACCGGTCGGCGGCACCGGAACGAGCCCGTCCTTCGCCCTGTCCGAGGTCGAACAGTGGCTGCGTGACCAGGGAAAGCTGGCCGAGGTGCCGCTCCGGGAGCGCGTCTGGCAGGAGGTCGCCGGGCATCCGGCGGGAGCCGTCCGGGCGTTGATCCACACCGGCTGTGCCCTGCTGCTCGTCCGCGACCGTCCCACCACCTGGCTGGAGCTCACGGCGGCCCCCGACGAGCGGATGGCCGAGCTGCTGCCGCACGCCATGGAGCACGTCCTCACCGCCCGGCTCGGCCCGGCGTCCGCCGGTCTCCTCACGGCGCGTCCGCCGGAGTCCGTCGGGGCGCACCCCGCGAGCGGGCCGGAACCGGCCGGTGCGCACAGCACGGGTCGGCCCGAGGCGGCCGGTGTTCACACGGTGGAGGGGCCGGTGGCCGCAGCCGGCCCGGCCGCAGGGCGGCAGGAGTACGCGGATCTCCCGGCGGCGGTTCCGCCGCGAACCACCCCCCGTACCTCCGGCGCGCGCGCCGTTCACACGCCCACCGCACCGGACCTGCTGCCGTCCGTGCCGCTGCTGCGCGCCGCCGCCGAGCTGGCCGCCGGCATCGGGGCCGGGCAGGCGTTCGCGTTCCTGCTCGGGCGGCAACTGGACGCCAACCCGCGCCAGTACACGCTGACCCCGCCGCACCTCGCCGAGCTGATGGCGGAGCTCGCCGAGCCGCCCGCGAGCGGCGACCGGCCCGGCCGGGAACAGCCCGTCCGCAGCGTCCTCGACCCGGCCGCCGGCACCGGCGCCCTGCTCCGCGCGGTCCACGGCCCCGCCGTGCTGTACGCGCAGGAGGCCGACCCCGCCCTCGCCGCGCTCACCGCCCTCCGCCTGGCGCTGGACGCCGACGGCCCGCACGGACCCGCACCGGGTCCGGCCGTCCGCACCGGCGACACCCTGCGGGCGGACGCCTTCCCGGAGTTGGCGGCCGACACCGTCCTCTGCCATCCACCGTTCAACGAACGCAACTGGGGCCACGACGAGCTGGCCTACGACCCGCGCTGGGAGTACGGTCTCCCCGCCCGCACCGAGTCCGAACTCGCCTGGGTCCAGCACGTACTGGCCCGGCTGCGCGACGGCGGCACCGCCGTCCTGCTGATGCCGCCCGCCGCCGCCTCCCGCCGCTCCGGCCGCCGTATCCGCGCCGGGCTCCTGCGCCGGGGGGCCCTCCGGGCCGTCATCGCGCTGCCGGCCGGGGCCGCCCCTCCGTACGGCATCCCGCTCCACCTCTGGGTGCTGCGCAGGCCGGAGCCCGGTGTGCGGCCCGCCGCCGACCTCCTCCTGGCCGACACCGCCGGCCTGCCGGGCGCGTCCGCCCCCGTCCCGGAAGCCGCCCCCACTCCCGGCGGCCCGGCGGGTGGTGCGGCCGCCGCGGCGGGGACCGGCAGGACGGGGACCGGCAGGACGGCCGGAGGCGGGCGGGAACGGCTCGACTGGCCCGCCGTGCGCGCCGCCGTGCTCGACGCCTGGCGCGACCGTGCCGACGTCGAGGGCGTCAGCCGCGTCGTGCCCGTGGTCGACCTCCTCGACGACGACGTGGACCTGGCCCCCGCCCGCCACCTCCCGCGCGCCGCCCCCGGAGGCGGCGCGTCCGGCCTCGGGGAGATCCGGGAGAAGCTGGCCGAGACCCTGCGCCTGACCGCCGGCCTCGTCCCGCCGGCCGCCGTCCCCGCCGGCTCCACGCACCTCCCGCTCATCACGGTCGGCGAACTCGCCCGCGCCGGGGCCCTGCACCTGCACACCGGCACCGCCGTGCCCGGTGCCGCCGCCGGCCCCGTCCTCACCGATCACGACGTCTTCACCGGCTCGGTCCCGGCGGCCCCCGCGCCCCCGCCCGGCCCGGTGGCGTCCGCCGACGAGGCGGTCCTGCTCGAACCCGGCGACGTCGTCGTGCCCGTGCTCGGCGGCGGCACCGCGGCGCGGGTCGTGGACGAGGCCACGGCCGGGGCCGCACTCGGCCGCAACCTCCAGCTCCTGCGGCCCGACCCGGCCGCCGTCGATTCCTGGTTCCTCGCCGGATTCCTGCGCGGCACCGCCAACCACCGGCAGGCCAGCAGCTACGCCTCCACCGCCGCCCGGCTGGACGCGCGCCGCCTCCACCTGCCCCGGATGCCGCTCGCCGAACAGCAGCGGTACGGGGAACGCTTCCGCGAACTGGCGGCCTTCGAGGACGCGCTGCGGACGGCGGAACGGCTCGGCGGGCTGCTCGTCCAGGGGATGTACGACGGCCTGGCGGACGGCACGGTCACGCCCTGA
- a CDS encoding cysteine hydrolase family protein, which produces MSAAAAAPALLVIDMQNALVGIAHRASATVLAIAGLQARARAAGAPVVLVQQQDEELEPGTEGWRITPRLAPAPGDTVIAKTAPDSFLGTGLDAVLRGRGVSEVVVTGFATEICVESTARQALSRGYDVVLVADGHTTSVRQDGSGPYAEPEASVAHHNEIYRNLRFPGRRVRVLPAAEVGFGRGGPSGAP; this is translated from the coding sequence GTGTCCGCGGCGGCGGCCGCCCCCGCGCTCCTCGTCATCGACATGCAGAACGCGCTCGTCGGGATCGCGCACCGGGCGTCCGCCACCGTCCTCGCCATCGCCGGCCTCCAGGCGCGGGCCAGGGCGGCCGGGGCTCCGGTGGTGCTGGTGCAGCAGCAGGACGAGGAGCTGGAGCCCGGAACCGAGGGATGGCGGATCACGCCCCGACTCGCCCCGGCCCCCGGCGACACGGTCATCGCCAAGACCGCCCCGGACAGCTTCCTGGGAACCGGACTGGACGCGGTCCTCCGGGGCCGAGGAGTCTCCGAGGTCGTCGTCACCGGCTTCGCCACCGAGATCTGCGTCGAGTCCACCGCCCGGCAGGCGCTGAGCCGGGGGTACGACGTGGTGCTCGTCGCGGACGGCCACACCACCTCGGTCCGGCAGGACGGCTCCGGCCCGTACGCCGAACCGGAGGCGTCCGTCGCCCACCACAACGAGATCTACCGGAACCTCCGCTTTCCGGGCCGCCGGGTGCGCGTCCTGCCCGCGGCCGAGGTCGGGTTCGGCCGCGGCGGACCCTCGGGAGCGCCGTAG
- a CDS encoding N-acetyltransferase — MELHITTLAERPELGDALNGMPDTWPEFVLEDIVGWANFPRIAVEFPQYVLVATDPEGTVVARAYSVPFALDAPGRGELPVGGWDRMLLWALSDLRRGRTPDTVGAIEITVATGHQGQGISGRMLAAMRENARRLGFREVVAPVRPSGKHLRPALPMEEYARLTRPEDGLPEDPWLRVHARAGGTVDSVATVSMTVSGSLAQWRQWTGLPFDTDGPVEVPGALVPVHCALAHGYAVYAEPNVWVRHRL, encoded by the coding sequence ATGGAACTGCACATCACCACCCTCGCCGAGCGCCCGGAGCTCGGTGACGCCCTGAACGGGATGCCGGACACCTGGCCGGAATTCGTGCTGGAGGACATCGTCGGCTGGGCGAACTTCCCCCGGATCGCCGTCGAATTCCCGCAGTACGTGCTCGTCGCCACCGACCCCGAGGGGACCGTGGTCGCCCGCGCCTACAGCGTGCCCTTCGCTCTGGACGCCCCCGGGCGCGGTGAACTGCCGGTCGGAGGCTGGGACCGGATGCTGCTGTGGGCCCTCTCGGACCTGCGGCGCGGGCGTACGCCCGACACGGTCGGCGCGATCGAGATCACCGTGGCGACCGGCCACCAGGGCCAGGGCATATCGGGCCGGATGCTCGCCGCGATGCGGGAGAACGCGCGGCGGCTCGGCTTCCGGGAGGTCGTCGCCCCGGTGCGGCCGAGCGGCAAGCACCTGCGCCCCGCGCTGCCGATGGAGGAGTACGCCCGGCTGACCCGCCCCGAGGACGGGCTGCCCGAGGACCCCTGGCTGCGGGTCCACGCGCGCGCGGGCGGGACGGTGGACTCGGTCGCCACCGTGTCGATGACCGTGAGCGGCTCGCTCGCGCAGTGGCGGCAGTGGACCGGGCTGCCGTTCGACACGGACGGTCCGGTGGAGGTGCCGGGGGCGCTGGTCCCGGTGCACTGCGCGCTCGCCCATGGGTACGCGGTGTATGCCGAGCCCAATGTCTGGGTACGGCACCGGCTGTGA